A single region of the Etheostoma cragini isolate CJK2018 chromosome 3, CSU_Ecrag_1.0, whole genome shotgun sequence genome encodes:
- the tlcd5a gene encoding TLC domain-containing protein 5a: MALVVVGALLCLSCWVSLYFILCNVNASRSYEWNCRLVTLVHGILAVCITSYIGYVDGPWPFTYPGTKNTPLQISAMVVSLGYFIFDMAWCVYYRTEGPVMLAHHTMSILGILLTLWLGESGIESCAVLFGSEITNPLLQARWFLKQTGHYGTLLGDIVDVLFVLLFVVMRIFVGGTMLYCELISPRPRFFIKCGGVAMYALSWVFMVDIVQFAIRKSKSWNKQKQVQQETLAANGHEGKKD, translated from the exons ATGGCACTGGTTGTGGTTGGTGCTCTCCTATGCCTGTCCTGTTGGGTCTCTCTCTACTTTATCTTGTGTAACGTTAACGCGTCAAGGAGCTACGAGTGGAACTGTCGCCTTGTCACCCTGGTACACGGCATCCTGGCAGTCTGCATCACTTCATACATAGGCTATGTGGATGGACCCTGGCCTTTCACGTATCCAG GTACTAAAAACACTCCTCTGCAGATAAGTGCCATGGTTGTGAGCCTAGGctactttatttttgacatggCCTGGTGTGTGTACTACCGCACAGAGGGACCCGTTATGCTGGCCCACCACACCATGAGCATCCTGGGAATCCTGTTGACCCTTTGGTTGGGGGAGTCTGGCATTGAGTCCTGCGCGGTACTCTTTGGCAGTGAAATCACCAACCCCCTCCTTCAGGCACGCTGGTTCCTCAAACAGACAGGACATTACGGGACACTGCTGGGGGACATCGTGGATGTCctgtttgtgctgctgtttgTGGTGATGCGAATCTTTGTGGGAGGCACAATGCTGTACTGTGAGCTGATCTCCCCGAGACCCAGATTCTTTATCAAGTGTGGAGGAGTGGCTATGTACGCTCTATCCTGGGTGTTTATGGTGGACATTGTTCAATTTGCCATTCGGAAGAGCAAGAGCTGGAACAAACAGAAGCAAGTCCAACAAGAGACATTGGCAGCTAATGGTCATGAAGGGAAGAAGGACTGA